From the genome of Syntrophales bacterium:
GATTTCTGGCGACGACGGGCAGCGCCAGCCCCTTTGTCGGCCTGTTTGGGACGGTCTGGGGCATCATGGATACCTTTAAGGGCATCGGCGCCCGCGGCTCGGCGACACTCGCGGTTGTCGCGCCGGGGATATCGGAGGCCTTGATTGCCACAGCGGCCGGTCTGGCGGCGGCCATCCCTGCGGTCATTTTTTACAACTATTATCTGAACAAGGTGAAGGGCATGACCGCGGAGATGGATAGCTTTTCATCAGAACTTGTCAATATTATAGAACGTTTTTATGTAAAAAAGTGAGATGACATGAGATATTCGAGACGCAGAAATAACAGTTACGATCGCCCAATGGCCGAAATAAACGTTACCCCCCTTGTGGATGTGATGCTGGTGCTTTTGGTAATCTTTATGGTTACCGCGCCGATGCTGCAGACGGGGATCGATGTAAATTTGCCGCGGGTGAAGGCCAAAAGCGTTGATGTTGCAGAGGAAAAGATTGTTTTGACGATAAACGGGGCCCGTGAGATATTTATCAACAGAAGCCCGCTTAACCTCTCCGATCTCGGCGTCAAGCTGGAAAGCATCTTTAAACAGAGAATAGACCGGGAAGTTTACCTCCGGGCGGACCGAAATGTCCCTTACGGGTTCGTGGTCGAGGTGATGGCTGCTGTGAGAAAGGCCGGTGTGGATAAGCTCGGCATGATAACCGAGCCGCCCGAGGAGCGGCGCTGATGGTCGAGGGATTCGACAGA
Proteins encoded in this window:
- the tolR gene encoding protein TolR; the encoded protein is MRYSRRRNNSYDRPMAEINVTPLVDVMLVLLVIFMVTAPMLQTGIDVNLPRVKAKSVDVAEEKIVLTINGAREIFINRSPLNLSDLGVKLESIFKQRIDREVYLRADRNVPYGFVVEVMAAVRKAGVDKLGMITEPPEERR